The Desulfovibrio sp. TomC genome includes a window with the following:
- the rpsQ gene encoding 30S ribosomal protein S17 codes for MEEHKSNRRMLTGVVVSDKADKTIVVMVETLVKHPLYKKYIRRRNKFMAHDPQNDCGIGDTVSIIEHRPLSARKRWHLEKIMEKAV; via the coding sequence ATGGAAGAACATAAAAGCAATCGCCGGATGCTGACCGGTGTCGTGGTCTCCGACAAGGCCGACAAGACTATCGTGGTCATGGTCGAGACCCTGGTCAAGCATCCCTTGTACAAAAAGTACATCCGTCGCCGCAACAAGTTCATGGCCCACGATCCGCAAAACGATTGCGGCATCGGGGATACGGTCAGCATTATCGAGCATCGGCCGCTGTCCGCCCGCAAACGCTGGCATCTTGAAAAAATCATGGAAAAAGCGGTCTAG
- the rplN gene encoding 50S ribosomal protein L14, whose translation MIQVESNLDVADNSGAKRVCCIKVLGGSRRRYASVGDIIVVSVKDALPNSKVKKGAVMKAVVVRTKKEVGRPDGSYIKFDSNSAVLLSASLEPVGTRIFGPVARELRQKNFMKIVSLAPEVL comes from the coding sequence ATGATTCAGGTTGAATCCAATCTCGACGTGGCGGACAATTCCGGCGCGAAACGAGTCTGCTGCATCAAGGTGCTGGGCGGCTCGCGCCGTCGGTACGCCTCGGTGGGCGACATCATTGTCGTGTCGGTAAAGGACGCCCTGCCCAATTCCAAAGTGAAGAAGGGCGCGGTGATGAAGGCTGTGGTTGTTCGGACCAAGAAGGAAGTCGGCCGGCCCGACGGTTCCTATATCAAGTTCGACTCCAATTCCGCCGTGCTTCTGTCGGCTTCCCTCGAGCCGGTCGGTACCCGTATCTTCGGACCGGTCGCGCGCGAACTGCGGCAGAAAAACTTCATGAAAATCGTGTCGCTGGCTCCCGAAGTCCTGTAG
- the rplX gene encoding 50S ribosomal protein L24 — MKTYRIRKDDKVMVTTGKDKGKVGKILKILPKRNAVLVEKVNMVKRHTKANPYAKTPGGIIEKEAPLDISNVALLCDGCAKPAKVGYKYTADGTKVRFCKKCNHEIA; from the coding sequence ATGAAAACCTATCGGATTCGTAAAGATGACAAGGTGATGGTCACCACGGGCAAGGACAAGGGCAAAGTGGGGAAGATCTTGAAGATCCTGCCCAAGCGCAATGCCGTGCTGGTGGAAAAGGTGAACATGGTCAAGCGCCACACCAAGGCCAATCCCTACGCCAAAACCCCTGGCGGCATCATTGAAAAGGAAGCGCCCCTGGACATCTCCAACGTGGCTCTTCTGTGCGACGGTTGCGCCAAGCCGGCCAAGGTCGGCTACAAATACACCGCTGACGGCACCAAGGTGCGCTTCTGCAAGAAGTGCAACCACGAAATCGCCTAG
- the rplE gene encoding 50S ribosomal protein L5, which produces MTRLEQIYAEKVAPDLKKEFGYTSSMQIPRLSFVSLNMGLGEASNNNKLIEEAVVELTAIAGQKAVITRARKSIAAFKLREGMPVGCRVTLRRERMWDFLDKLINFALPRVRDFRGVPDRGFDGRGNFTLGIREHSIFPEINVDRVEHVKGMNVTIVTTAGADKEGKMMLDLLGMPFKK; this is translated from the coding sequence ATGACCCGCCTGGAACAAATCTATGCCGAGAAGGTAGCCCCGGATCTGAAAAAAGAGTTCGGGTACACCTCCAGCATGCAAATCCCCCGGCTTTCCTTTGTCTCGCTCAACATGGGTTTGGGTGAGGCGAGCAATAACAACAAGCTCATCGAGGAAGCCGTGGTCGAGCTGACTGCCATCGCTGGACAGAAGGCCGTGATCACACGGGCCCGCAAGTCCATCGCGGCCTTTAAGCTCCGGGAGGGCATGCCGGTGGGGTGCCGTGTGACCCTTCGCCGGGAGCGGATGTGGGATTTTCTGGACAAACTCATTAATTTTGCCCTGCCTCGGGTTCGGGACTTTCGCGGCGTGCCTGACCGCGGGTTCGACGGACGCGGCAACTTCACCCTCGGTATTCGGGAGCACAGCATTTTCCCGGAAATCAACGTGGATCGCGTCGAACACGTCAAGGGCATGAACGTCACCATCGTCACAACGGCCGGTGCCGACAAGGAGGGCAAAATGATGCTCGACCTGCTCGGAATGCCGTTTAAAAAGTAA
- a CDS encoding type Z 30S ribosomal protein S14 — protein sequence MARKSLMVKASRKPKFSTRGYNRCPICGRPRAFLRKFGVCRICFRNMSLTGEMPGVRKSSW from the coding sequence GTGGCCCGTAAATCTTTGATGGTGAAAGCCAGCCGCAAACCGAAGTTTTCTACTCGGGGTTATAATCGTTGCCCCATTTGCGGTCGTCCCAGGGCGTTTCTTCGCAAGTTCGGCGTGTGCCGTATTTGTTTTCGTAACATGTCGCTGACCGGCGAAATGCCCGGCGTGCGCAAGTCGAGCTGGTAG
- the rpsH gene encoding 30S ribosomal protein S8: MSVTDPISDMLTRIRNAHRALHADLSLPTSKLKFAIAGILKDEGYIGEYAVDGAALNINLKYHGGKPIISGLKRVSKPGRRVYVPAEAIPKVQNGLGISILSTSRGILEGAKARELNVGGELLCEIW, from the coding sequence ATGTCGGTGACCGATCCCATTTCCGATATGTTGACCCGCATTCGCAATGCCCATCGGGCCTTGCACGCGGATCTTTCGTTGCCCACTTCCAAACTGAAGTTTGCCATTGCCGGCATCCTGAAGGACGAAGGATACATCGGCGAATACGCCGTTGACGGGGCAGCCTTGAACATCAACCTTAAATACCATGGCGGGAAACCGATCATTTCGGGGCTCAAAAGGGTGAGCAAGCCTGGGCGTCGCGTCTACGTGCCGGCCGAGGCTATCCCCAAGGTCCAAAACGGCCTGGGCATCAGCATCCTGTCTACTTCCCGGGGTATCCTGGAAGGAGCCAAGGCTCGCGAGCTCAACGTTGGCGGCGAGCTCCTGTGCGAAATCTGGTAA
- the rplF gene encoding 50S ribosomal protein L6 codes for MSRIGKREIELPAGVSVEVASEAVMVKGPKGQLSTPTHPKITYAVADGKVQVARVDDTRIARAQHGLRRTLLANLVEGVSKGFSKTLEVIGVGYKVATSGTTVSLAVGFSHPVEFKLPEGVEAKVEGSKLTLSGIDKVLIGETAARIRRVRPPEPFKGKGIKYENEVIRRKAGKSGGKK; via the coding sequence ATGTCCAGGATAGGAAAACGCGAAATCGAGCTGCCCGCCGGCGTGTCCGTCGAAGTGGCTTCCGAGGCGGTTATGGTCAAGGGTCCCAAGGGCCAGTTGTCCACGCCGACCCACCCCAAGATCACCTATGCCGTGGCCGACGGCAAGGTGCAGGTGGCCCGGGTAGATGATACCCGGATCGCCCGCGCCCAGCACGGCCTGCGCCGGACCCTGCTTGCCAACCTCGTTGAGGGTGTCAGCAAAGGGTTCTCCAAGACCCTCGAGGTCATCGGCGTGGGCTACAAGGTCGCAACCTCCGGAACCACGGTGTCGCTTGCCGTCGGGTTTTCCCACCCGGTGGAGTTCAAGCTGCCCGAGGGCGTCGAGGCCAAAGTCGAGGGCAGCAAGCTGACCTTGTCGGGTATCGACAAGGTGCTTATTGGCGAGACTGCCGCCCGTATCCGCCGCGTCCGGCCGCCTGAACCTTTCAAGGGCAAGGGCATCAAGTACGAAAACGAAGTCATTCGCCGCAAGGCCGGTAAGTCCGGCGGCAAGAAATAG
- the rplR gene encoding 50S ribosomal protein L18, whose protein sequence is MKMTKTLARARRKVRIRKKLAGTVARPRLVVYRSNRHIYAQVIDDLTGQTMVSSSSLTLLRGGEAIKADKEAAAKVGKDLAAKALERNIQTVVFDRNGYIYHGRVQALADGARDGGLKF, encoded by the coding sequence ATGAAGATGACCAAGACCCTGGCGCGAGCGCGTCGGAAAGTCCGCATCCGCAAGAAACTGGCCGGCACGGTTGCTCGCCCGAGGCTCGTCGTGTACCGGTCCAACCGGCACATCTATGCCCAGGTGATCGACGATCTGACCGGACAGACCATGGTGTCCTCCTCCAGTCTGACGCTTTTGAGGGGCGGCGAGGCGATCAAGGCCGACAAGGAAGCTGCTGCCAAGGTTGGTAAAGACCTGGCTGCCAAGGCCCTTGAACGCAACATCCAGACCGTTGTGTTTGACCGCAACGGCTACATCTACCATGGCAGGGTCCAAGCCCTTGCCGACGGAGCGCGGGATGGCGGCCTCAAATTCTAA
- the rpsE gene encoding 30S ribosomal protein S5, whose translation MDQQTDLSQIEKIVYLNRVAKVVKGGRRFSFSALVVVGDGKGSVGYGLGKANEVPEAIRKATEQARKSMICVPLLDGTLPYETLGQFGAGRVMLKPASKGTGIIAGGPVRAIMEACGVHDILTKAIGTNNPHNVLRATMEGLASLRSADSVSAMRGKALSTPRK comes from the coding sequence ATGGACCAGCAGACCGATCTGTCTCAGATCGAAAAGATTGTGTATCTCAATCGCGTCGCCAAGGTCGTCAAAGGCGGCCGCCGGTTCAGCTTTAGCGCCCTGGTTGTCGTTGGCGACGGCAAAGGGTCGGTGGGCTACGGTTTGGGCAAGGCCAACGAAGTGCCGGAAGCCATCCGCAAGGCCACGGAACAGGCCAGAAAGTCCATGATCTGCGTGCCGCTGCTCGATGGCACGCTGCCCTATGAGACCCTGGGACAGTTCGGGGCCGGCCGGGTCATGCTCAAGCCCGCATCCAAGGGTACCGGCATCATCGCCGGCGGCCCGGTGCGCGCCATCATGGAGGCCTGCGGCGTCCATGACATCCTGACCAAGGCCATTGGCACCAACAACCCGCACAACGTTTTGCGCGCCACCATGGAAGGGCTGGCCTCGCTGCGCAGCGCCGACTCGGTCAGCGCCATGCGCGGCAAGGCGCTTTCCACGCCGCGCAAATAA
- the rpmD gene encoding 50S ribosomal protein L30: MATITVKLTRSRYGNTPKQRGTLASLGLKKIRQERSFEKTDTVVGMIAKVKHLVEVTES, encoded by the coding sequence ATGGCAACCATCACTGTCAAGTTGACCAGAAGCCGCTACGGCAATACACCCAAGCAGCGGGGCACTCTGGCTTCCCTTGGGCTGAAAAAAATCCGGCAGGAACGTTCCTTCGAAAAAACCGACACCGTTGTCGGCATGATCGCGAAGGTCAAGCATCTCGTTGAGGTGACCGAGTCATGA
- the rplO gene encoding 50S ribosomal protein L15 encodes MKLHELYPFPEERVARKRLGRGRASGWGCTAGRGNKGQNSRAGAKHRAWFEGGQMPIARRLPKRGFKNYPFRIIFQPLNLDRLLASFDGKDSITLDDIYDRGLAPAGALIKILSDGEVSVAVTVEAHKFSAKAAAKITAAGGKVIALGTPEALAETPTE; translated from the coding sequence ATGAAGCTCCACGAGCTCTACCCCTTTCCCGAAGAGCGGGTCGCCCGCAAGCGTCTCGGTCGTGGTCGGGCTTCCGGCTGGGGCTGCACTGCCGGCCGCGGCAACAAAGGCCAGAATTCCCGGGCCGGCGCCAAGCACCGCGCCTGGTTTGAAGGCGGCCAGATGCCGATCGCCCGCCGTCTGCCCAAGCGCGGCTTTAAGAACTATCCTTTCCGGATTATCTTTCAGCCGTTGAACCTGGACCGCCTGCTGGCCTCCTTTGACGGCAAGGACTCCATCACTCTCGACGATATCTATGATCGCGGTCTGGCTCCGGCCGGCGCCCTGATCAAGATCTTGAGCGACGGTGAAGTCTCGGTTGCCGTGACGGTTGAAGCCCACAAGTTCAGCGCCAAGGCTGCTGCCAAAATCACTGCCGCCGGCGGCAAGGTCATTGCCCTGGGAACGCCCGAGGCCCTGGCCGAAACCCCTACTGAATAA
- the secY gene encoding preprotein translocase subunit SecY — protein MALTGVENLARLPELKKKLLWTFLLVAVYRIGVHVPVPGVDSAALADFFESAKNTLFGLFDMFSGGGLRNLSIFALGIMPYISSSIIIQLLTVVSPELAKMQKEEGAAGRKKITEYTRYGTVLITVIQGFGIAVGLESMASPTGAPVVLVAGWGFRLMTIVTLTAGTVFLMWLGEQLTERGIGNGISLIIYSGIVAGLPRAVLSTFDLLKAGELSPLMLLLIVALMLAVLVAIVFMERGQRRIPIQYAKRMVGRKMYGGQTTHLPLRVNTAGVIPPIFASSILLFPATLGEFSSIPWLKTVAAFFSPQTITYNVIFVALIVFFCYFYTAIIFDPADIAENIRKQGGFIPGIRPGIKTKEYIDKVLVRITLWGSMYISIVCVLPMMLIQQFNVPFYFGGTSLLIVVGVAMDFMSQIESYLISRQYEGLMQKGRIKGRQ, from the coding sequence GTGGCCCTTACTGGAGTAGAGAATCTGGCCCGTCTGCCGGAGCTGAAAAAAAAGCTCCTTTGGACTTTCCTGCTTGTGGCCGTCTACCGCATCGGCGTGCACGTGCCTGTGCCCGGCGTGGATTCGGCCGCCCTGGCCGATTTCTTCGAAAGTGCCAAGAATACCCTTTTTGGCCTTTTCGACATGTTCTCCGGCGGAGGGCTGCGCAACCTTTCCATCTTCGCCCTGGGAATCATGCCCTACATCTCTTCCTCCATCATCATCCAGCTCCTGACTGTCGTCAGCCCGGAGCTGGCCAAGATGCAGAAAGAGGAGGGGGCGGCCGGACGCAAGAAGATCACGGAGTACACCCGCTACGGCACGGTGCTCATCACGGTGATCCAGGGCTTCGGCATTGCCGTGGGCCTGGAAAGCATGGCCAGTCCCACAGGGGCGCCGGTGGTGCTTGTCGCTGGCTGGGGCTTTCGCCTCATGACCATTGTGACGCTTACCGCCGGGACGGTTTTCCTCATGTGGCTGGGTGAACAACTCACCGAGCGCGGCATTGGCAATGGCATTTCGCTGATCATTTATTCTGGTATCGTGGCTGGCCTCCCCCGGGCGGTGCTGTCCACCTTTGACCTGCTCAAGGCTGGCGAGCTTTCGCCGCTCATGCTGCTCCTCATCGTCGCCTTGATGCTTGCCGTCCTGGTGGCCATCGTGTTTATGGAACGGGGACAGCGGCGAATTCCCATACAATACGCCAAGCGCATGGTCGGTCGGAAGATGTACGGCGGCCAGACCACCCATCTGCCGCTGCGGGTCAATACGGCTGGAGTCATTCCACCGATCTTCGCCTCGTCGATTCTGCTTTTCCCGGCGACCCTCGGCGAGTTCTCCAGTATTCCGTGGCTGAAGACCGTGGCTGCTTTTTTCAGCCCCCAGACGATAACCTACAACGTCATCTTTGTGGCCCTGATTGTGTTCTTCTGCTATTTCTATACGGCCATCATCTTTGATCCGGCCGATATTGCCGAGAACATTCGCAAGCAGGGTGGTTTTATCCCCGGCATCCGGCCTGGGATCAAGACCAAGGAATACATCGACAAGGTGCTTGTGCGCATTACCCTGTGGGGGTCGATGTACATCTCTATCGTCTGTGTGTTGCCCATGATGTTGATCCAGCAGTTCAACGTACCCTTCTATTTCGGCGGTACGTCGCTTCTGATTGTCGTGGGCGTGGCCATGGATTTCATGTCCCAGATCGAGTCGTATCTTATCTCCCGTCAGTATGAAGGTCTCATGCAGAAGGGGAGAATCAAGGGTAGGCAGTAG
- the map gene encoding type I methionyl aminopeptidase yields MKKVRGIFLKNDLELASMREACRIVAVILRDLSEAVKPGVQTKVFEALARKRCADFKVKPGFLGMYGFPFALCCSVNEEVVHGFPSERVLVEGDLVSFDMGVVYDGFYGDAATTVPVGTINSDQAALLQVTQESLAKGIAEAKAGNDLYDISRAVQKHVEGHGLSVVRRFVGHGIGRKLHEKPEIPNFEPKDAPRIPLLPGMVLAIEPMVTAGGPDVEVLSDNWTAVTKDRSLSAHFEHTVAVTKNGPRILSLAE; encoded by the coding sequence TTGAAAAAGGTCAGGGGAATCTTCCTCAAAAACGACCTTGAGCTGGCTTCCATGCGGGAAGCCTGCCGCATCGTGGCAGTGATCCTGCGCGATTTGTCGGAAGCGGTCAAACCGGGAGTGCAAACAAAGGTTTTTGAAGCGTTGGCGCGTAAGCGCTGTGCGGACTTCAAGGTCAAGCCTGGTTTTCTCGGTATGTATGGGTTTCCGTTTGCACTGTGTTGTTCGGTCAATGAAGAGGTTGTCCATGGGTTCCCTTCTGAACGCGTGCTGGTGGAAGGGGATTTAGTCAGTTTTGACATGGGCGTGGTCTATGACGGTTTTTACGGGGATGCGGCCACGACGGTTCCGGTCGGGACCATCAACAGCGATCAGGCGGCGCTTTTACAGGTGACGCAGGAATCCCTGGCCAAGGGCATCGCCGAGGCCAAAGCCGGCAATGACCTCTATGACATTTCGCGGGCCGTGCAAAAACATGTTGAAGGCCATGGCCTAAGTGTAGTAAGACGGTTCGTTGGTCACGGCATCGGGAGAAAGCTCCATGAAAAGCCCGAAATTCCCAATTTCGAGCCCAAGGACGCTCCCCGCATCCCGCTGCTCCCGGGAATGGTGCTCGCCATCGAACCCATGGTGACGGCAGGCGGGCCTGACGTCGAGGTTCTGTCCGATAATTGGACAGCCGTGACCAAGGACCGCAGCCTGTCCGCGCATTTCGAGCATACGGTGGCTGTGACCAAAAACGGTCCTCGGATTTTAAGCCTGGCTGAATGA
- the rpmJ gene encoding 50S ribosomal protein L36 translates to MKVRPSVKKLCPKCKIIRRHGVVRVICDNPRHKQRQG, encoded by the coding sequence ATGAAAGTTAGACCTTCGGTGAAAAAGCTTTGTCCTAAGTGCAAAATCATCCGGCGTCACGGCGTTGTGCGGGTGATCTGCGATAACCCCCGGCACAAGCAGCGTCAGGGATAA
- the rpsM gene encoding 30S ribosomal protein S13, whose amino-acid sequence MARIAGVDLPKNKRMDIALTYIFGIGRTTALRILEVTGVDWTKNSDALTSEETNTIRKEIEANHKVEGDLRREVTASIKRLMDIGCYRGLRHRRGLPCRGQRTHTNSRTRKGPRRGVMAKKKK is encoded by the coding sequence GTGGCCAGAATCGCGGGAGTCGACCTTCCCAAAAATAAGCGGATGGATATTGCGCTGACCTACATCTTCGGCATCGGCCGGACTACGGCTCTGCGCATTCTCGAAGTCACCGGTGTTGATTGGACGAAAAATTCCGATGCCCTGACTTCCGAGGAAACCAACACCATCCGTAAGGAAATTGAAGCCAACCACAAGGTCGAGGGCGATCTGCGGCGTGAAGTCACCGCCAGCATCAAACGCCTCATGGACATCGGCTGCTACCGTGGTTTGCGTCACCGTCGCGGGCTTCCCTGCCGCGGACAGCGCACCCACACCAATTCGCGTACCCGCAAGGGGCCGCGTCGCGGCGTGATGGCCAAGAAGAAGAAGTAA
- the rpsK gene encoding 30S ribosomal protein S11 — protein MAKPRRTGKKERKNIPVGVAHIQATFNNTIVTFTDQKGNVVSWATSGGAGFKGSRKSTPFAAQVAAENAARKAQENGMRTVGVLVKGPGSGREAAMRAIHNAGFKISFIRDITPIPHNGCRPPKRRRV, from the coding sequence ATGGCGAAGCCACGCCGCACCGGCAAAAAGGAACGCAAGAACATTCCCGTGGGCGTCGCCCACATTCAGGCCACGTTCAACAATACCATCGTGACCTTCACCGATCAGAAGGGCAACGTGGTCAGCTGGGCCACCTCCGGTGGGGCAGGCTTCAAGGGGTCGCGCAAGTCCACCCCGTTTGCCGCCCAGGTTGCCGCCGAGAACGCCGCGCGCAAGGCCCAGGAAAACGGGATGCGCACTGTGGGTGTTCTGGTCAAGGGACCCGGCTCCGGCCGGGAGGCCGCCATGCGCGCCATCCACAACGCTGGTTTCAAGATCAGCTTCATCCGCGACATTACGCCCATCCCCCACAATGGATGCCGTCCGCCCAAGCGGCGTCGTGTCTAG
- the rpsD gene encoding 30S ribosomal protein S4 translates to MARYTEAKCRICRREGAKLFLKGDRCYTDKCAYERRPYAPGQHGRIRKKMSDYAVQLREKQKTRKMYGILEEQFRDYFKRADMKKGVTGENLLSSLERRLDNTIYRLGFATSRAQARQLVRHGLFTLNGRRVNIPSLQVKVGDVLEVRERNRQSPIIQEAQQVIARRGCPAWLEVEGDKLKGKVIALPTREDVQFPINEQLIVELYSK, encoded by the coding sequence TTGGCACGTTATACTGAAGCGAAATGCCGGATTTGCCGCCGGGAAGGGGCCAAGCTGTTTTTGAAGGGCGATCGCTGTTACACCGATAAGTGCGCCTACGAGCGCCGCCCCTACGCCCCTGGACAGCACGGCCGCATCCGCAAAAAGATGAGCGATTACGCCGTCCAGCTGCGCGAGAAGCAAAAGACCCGTAAAATGTACGGCATTCTTGAAGAACAGTTCCGCGACTACTTCAAGCGCGCCGACATGAAGAAGGGCGTCACCGGCGAAAACCTGCTCTCCTCCCTGGAGCGCCGTCTGGACAACACGATCTACCGCCTCGGCTTCGCCACCTCGCGCGCCCAGGCCCGCCAGCTCGTGCGTCACGGCCTCTTTACCCTGAACGGCCGCCGCGTGAACATCCCTTCGCTGCAGGTCAAAGTCGGCGACGTGCTTGAAGTTCGCGAGCGCAACCGGCAGTCCCCCATTATCCAGGAAGCCCAGCAGGTCATCGCCCGCCGTGGTTGCCCGGCTTGGCTCGAAGTGGAAGGCGACAAGCTCAAGGGCAAAGTCATCGCGCTGCCCACCCGCGAGGACGTGCAGTTCCCGATCAACGAGCAGCTCATCGTTGAGCTTTACTCCAAGTAA
- a CDS encoding DNA-directed RNA polymerase subunit alpha — protein MLTRNGQRLINSRNWTELVKPEVLEKDSTSTNMFGRFVCEPLERGFGTTLGNALRRVLLSSLQGAAIVAARIEGVQHEFSTIPGVIEDVTEIILNLKQVRLAMATDEPQRLTLFAKEKGEVRASAIQGNHNVSVLSEDVLIATLSEDRDFRIDLEVRMGKGYVPADVHEGLESEIGLILLDASFSPVKKVAYTIEQARVGQMTNYDKLVLEVTTDGSIAPEDAISYSAKILKDQLTVFINFDEKESEAEKNRRRDDIELNPSLFKSIDELELSVRATNCLKSANIQTVGELMQKTEHEMLKTKNFGKKSLEEIRRVLEDMGLEFGMRIENFEQKYQEWLKRKQADET, from the coding sequence ATGTTGACTCGTAACGGCCAAAGGCTCATCAACTCCCGCAACTGGACCGAACTGGTGAAGCCCGAAGTCCTGGAAAAGGACTCCACTTCCACCAATATGTTCGGACGGTTCGTGTGCGAGCCCCTGGAACGCGGGTTCGGCACGACGCTTGGCAACGCCCTGCGTCGTGTCCTCCTGTCGTCCCTGCAGGGCGCGGCCATTGTCGCCGCCCGCATCGAGGGCGTGCAGCACGAATTCTCCACTATTCCGGGAGTCATTGAGGATGTCACTGAGATCATCCTCAACCTCAAGCAGGTCCGGCTGGCCATGGCCACCGACGAGCCCCAGCGGCTTACCCTGTTCGCCAAGGAAAAGGGCGAAGTTCGGGCCAGCGCCATCCAGGGCAACCATAACGTCTCCGTTTTGAGCGAAGACGTGCTGATCGCCACGCTTTCCGAAGACCGCGATTTTCGCATCGATCTCGAAGTGCGCATGGGCAAGGGCTACGTCCCGGCTGACGTGCATGAAGGGCTCGAATCCGAAATCGGCCTGATTCTCCTCGATGCGAGCTTCTCGCCTGTCAAGAAGGTGGCCTACACCATCGAGCAGGCCCGTGTCGGTCAGATGACCAACTATGACAAGCTCGTGCTGGAAGTCACCACGGACGGCTCCATTGCCCCCGAGGACGCCATTTCCTACAGCGCCAAGATCCTCAAGGATCAGCTCACGGTCTTCATCAATTTCGACGAAAAGGAATCCGAGGCGGAGAAGAATCGACGTCGTGACGACATCGAGCTCAATCCCAGCCTCTTTAAGAGCATTGATGAGCTTGAGCTTTCGGTGCGCGCCACCAACTGCCTCAAGTCCGCCAACATCCAGACCGTTGGCGAGTTGATGCAGAAAACCGAACACGAGATGCTCAAAACCAAGAACTTCGGCAAGAAATCCCTTGAGGAAATCCGCCGGGTTCTGGAAGATATGGGACTCGAATTCGGAATGCGCATCGAGAACTTTGAGCAAAAATACCAGGAATGGCTGAAGAGGAAGCAGGCCGATGAGACATAA
- the rplQ gene encoding 50S ribosomal protein L17, giving the protein MRHKKSGRKLGRTAAHRKAMLRNMARSLLVHERIRTTEHKAKELRGVVENLVTLAQTDSVHARRMAYKVLENHQLVARLFDEIGPRFQGQPGGFTRVVKMGLPRAGDCAPMAVIELTKQAGETAAAPKAEGAQAAPAEA; this is encoded by the coding sequence ATGAGACATAAAAAATCCGGACGCAAACTTGGCAGGACCGCCGCTCACCGTAAAGCCATGCTGCGCAATATGGCCCGTTCGCTGCTGGTCCACGAGCGGATCCGCACCACCGAACACAAGGCCAAGGAACTTCGCGGCGTTGTTGAAAACCTTGTGACCCTGGCCCAGACCGACAGCGTGCACGCTCGCCGCATGGCCTACAAGGTTCTTGAAAACCACCAGCTCGTGGCCCGCCTCTTTGACGAGATTGGTCCCCGTTTTCAGGGCCAGCCCGGCGGGTTCACCCGCGTGGTCAAGATGGGATTGCCCCGGGCCGGCGACTGCGCCCCCATGGCCGTCATTGAGTTGACCAAACAGGCTGGCGAAACCGCAGCCGCTCCCAAGGCCGAAGGAGCCCAGGCTGCTCCTGCCGAGGCTTAA